Part of the Vagococcus teuberi genome, AAACACAAAAAAGACAACAATTATCAAGTCGAGAGCTTCAACAGTTGGCTAGAAAATTTGATTATTCAGAACGCCAAATGCGACGGTTTTTGCGTGACATTCGACAAGATAATACATCTAATCGAGTAGAGGAAGAGGAGTTAGTTTATATTACAAAATGGTTGGAAGAGAGACGATCAGAAGAGGGAGAAGAGAATGACTAAGTCTATTTTAGTTCATAAATAGACGTAAAGATACATAGGAGTGAAAGAGAATGGGCATCTTATTTTTAGTAGCCATAGGCTACATCATCGTGAAGTATATTTTACCATGGGTGAATGAGCAATTAGATACGGAATTTAAGTGGTGGCAAGTTCCGATTGCTTTACTAGTCGGATTAATCAGCTTGTATGCATTAGTTATGAAAAGAGATCGAGGTATTAATCGTGATATCGCTAATCGACACAATCAGTATCGAAAACTAAGTGATAGTGAATTAGAGTACATCATGTATAACGGGAATAGCTTAGATGAAAAACGGTCAGCTAGAATTAT contains:
- a CDS encoding Mor transcription activator family protein, which encodes MTKELSSLNEVYQTIAKVTSLDDALRLYQEFKGLTITFPTKLISADYVKQYLKKETQKRQQLSSRELQQLARKFDYSERQMRRFLRDIRQDNTSNRVEEEELVYITKWLEERRSEEGEEND